Within the Glycine soja cultivar W05 chromosome 3, ASM419377v2, whole genome shotgun sequence genome, the region CGGTTcgattttgatttaaatatataaatgactCAACTCAAACTGTTCATGGAATCAATTTGGATTCCCGGATTACCCATACCCACAAACACCCTTTCTTAcatttggatagagaattttaattgaggaaaataatttattagggaatttgaatttctataatttaaaattcaatgtttgaatgttttttatgaagaatttaaaattttgaattttaaaacagaattttaaactaCTAAAAAtctagaatttcaatttctttctaagaggtgagaaattgaaattctcttcttacaatcttcttcaagaaacaccgtcTGAGCTCCTAAAATATCGATCGGGTGTGAGCATAgaggaacacgtataactagcacaccaaccatatcttctcttttttcattcatttttttcatcctcataattttaatttttttatccaaacacaaaattttgaaaataaaagaatttcaattgaagtatttgaaattcttagaatttaaaatttctcataattttaaatttctccatccaaacacacttcaattgaaatttttttattttcaaaattttgtgtttggatataaaaaattaaaattatgagagtgaaagaaaatgaatgcaaagagaagagaagatatGGTTGATGTgcttccaaagagaagaatattgaTGCTGCATGGGAAGTCGCATGGGAACCGGGACACAACGGCGTACACCACCATACCCAACCACAACATTTCGTCAACGACGCAAGGCATGATCCAAGTCCTCTGCACCGGCGAGCACCTCCACCGCATGATAGACAACGATGACTACTCCCCTGACTGACGGGTGCAATTCTATATGTTCCCCTACGCCTGCACCCGATCGACGCTCCGCGAACTCAGACagtgtttcttgaagaaaagGATCATTGACGTGTGGAAAGAATCGCGAGTTTGAGAACGAGATTTCAGGAACTTTCAGGTAAAAGAGATGATGAaggttataaaagaaataaacaaacgTTTTGGAAGGTTCTTCTATCAAGGAAAGAATTTCAActtctcaccttttagaaggaaattaaaatttcatatttttagttgtttaaaactctattttaaaattctaaaaatttaaattcttcgtAAAAATTTCGAAACACACTCTTATCTCATAGTATTTAGAGAATTCTTCATTGATGGTTGAGATGAGCTTCTTTTTACATGCTGAATGGCGTCAAATTCTTCGATTTGATGTCTATAATTGAAGATCTCATGGGTTCTGTCAACAAAATAcctttctttcatcttcataTTCACATACACTTCTTTCCTTATAGGTTTACTATAtcagtataaattaaaaaatataattgagttcttgatttttttttaattttgtaattaggtCCTAAAATCActgtaaattgttatttttctagCAATTTTAAGTTGTGTTAAActaaacttcaagaaatcaattataaaattatagaagatcaaagaccaaaattatatatctttatagatttaattaaaagttttcaaaaaagtATAGGAATAATATATTAcaaatttccaaaaaaacatatttcatcCAAAATGACATATTTTCTTTATGTCACACCATTTATTATACATCCTAGTTATACTTGCTTCTTTCTCAGAGTGGTAAAATTTTATggcagaaaaataatatttctcaaaaatcttatttttttctatttcaaaataatagtaattttagattattttacataggaaaaaaataataaatagataaaggaaaaggatatttttataaaattaattttatattatcattagttcttttatatattttgttgtttgtcattaatattataaaaaatataaataaaataatataattaatgttatcttaaaaaattaaaataataattattttaggatatttttttctcttacatcATGATTACAACGGaggaaatatgatttttaataaatttttgggAATGTCTTGTGAAGAAAAACTTAAGCAGGCAAATgcagtaaaaaataaatgaaatgaaatgaaaaaaaaatatatacatataaataagaaacCCAATCTGAAATTGAGCATCGAGTCCAAAGGTTTCGAAACGCAATGTCCACTCTGCTTCACTCCGCTCCCACTTCTTCTCCTTCCTTCTCTCGGATCATCACTCCTCGTTTCGCTTTCGCTCCAATCACTCGCATCTCTCTCCGAAACGGCGTCGTAAGTAACAAAACCTTTCATTCCTCTTCGTTTCATTGATTTGTTATTCACTCGGAAGTGTTTGACGAAACGCGCGTTTGATAACCGAACGAAGAATTTTGGTTTCAGCGTAGCAAGGCGATCGAAGCAGTGAAGTTGGAGAATGGAAGGCCGAGCGCGAGCGAGTTCGTAGTCAGCGGAAGCGGAAACGCAATTCCGAGTTACGTCGTGGCGCCAAACGCGCGTGTTCAGGATTTGGTTAACCGAAACGACACTCGCCTCCGGATATTCTCCGGCACTGCCAATCCGGCTCTTGCTCAGGTCGCGGTTCTTAAAACGATTCGTGTTTTTGCTGTTGGAAATTTGGAGCAGTGAAATTAGTGTTTAGTTTTGATCGTAGGCTGTGTTTGGATATACGAAGTGTGATGACTGAATGAAATTATAGTTCATACTTCACATCATTGTAACTTTGGAATATAGGAGGCTTTTAGTGTTGTTCGTTAGGTGCTTATCAGAATTAGtcctgtttggataaacttttctAGCAGAACTTAggtaagaagaaaataataagataaaatgGATTAAGCTTCTCTtgtaagttaaaatcaatttatgtatCTCAGCCTTTAGATAAGTTAGATGAGAGAACTTCTATAAAAGTCAAAGTACGTAAGTTGAATTTTTTGATCATTTACATAAGTTGAATTTAAGTTATAGGagaagtttaattcattttattttcttgttttcttttatcaaatagGAAATTTTATCCGAACAGAGTCTTAGAGTACTTAGAGTTTTACCTCAGTAGTCCATGTAATAAAATTTTGCATTGAAGAGTTGGTTATTGAGGTGACGCACCAAAAGCACATAAGGAACTCTATCTAAGTTTGTTTGGGAAGTGAATAAAATGGTAAGGCATAAGCACGTGTATGTTTAGTAGTTGGCTGGATGTGCATGCTCTACGAGACAAAGAACAATGGGCTTGATTTGTGTGGTATGATTTCCCAAACATGTGGAAATTTGTTGCTTTCATGAACTGTGTTCTGAACTCAATACAAATGGAGCATAAGGAGattagtaaataataaattgatttaatcCCATGCCTCCCATATTGGGCAATAAAAAGAGGTATTGGATGGAAAGAGATGGAAATGGAATAGATACCTTTAGACCATCGATAGGTTTCATTTCATTCCATCTTATATATGGAAATTTGTGTGCAAACTATTTCCTAAAGTTTTTGTACCTTTTTTAAGGGTAAACTACTCTGCAGTTCTGATTAGCATGCTATTTGATAGAAATTACAATTGTTTTTTGGCTAGCTTAGGGTGAAtagaatttcttttttgttttttcattttcatctgaTGTATTTTTGTTAATGAATGATTGCAAAAAGATCAACTTGTTTTCTGTTTCCAAGATTTTGTtgtggtttaacattttttttgcaaattatttaaGCTAGAAACAATGTGAAAATAAGGTGATATTTTCGTAATTATTAGTGAAAACATGTtagttaaaattgaaaatggaagctaaACCAAACAccactcttttttattttccatttcttGTTGTGCtctatttttgtgttttatgtAAAATGGAAGTAATCTTTTTGGTCTGTAATGAATGCATATACTGTATAGTACTCCTTTAATATACTTTTGTtgtttattaatatttgaagTCTTATGTTATACACCAGATAGTCTCTAATTATTTCTGAAATGTTTGATTTTGCATGTATTTAAGTAGGAAATTGCATGCTACCTGGGCCTGGAGCTaggaaaaattaagataaagcGTTTTGCTGATGGTGAGATATATGTCCAGCTGCAAGAGAGTGTCAGGGGGTGTGATGTGTTTCTTGTGCAGCCCACATGTCCTCCTGCAAATGAGAATCTTATGGAGCTTCTCATAATGATTGATGCCTGCAGGAGGGCTTCAGCCAAAAATATTACTGCTGTCATTCCATATTTTGGATATGCCAGAGCTGATAGAAAGGTCTGTTTGTCAGCTTACATatgcatttatatttattatttctgaTGAAGTTTTGTCCTTCTTATTCCACCATATTCTCCCCAGGCTTGTCTTGTAATTGTGTTTTTGTTACTAAGTTACATAAATTCTGATACAATTATCCATTAACCAGAATATGTCAGTTTTCTAAAAACATAAGATACAGGTATGATAGAATAGAACATATCAATAACAAGATGTAAAAAACAGATTTATTACATAAAACTCATATCTGAAGCttcttaacctttgaatgtgaTCCATTTTATTAGTTATTGCAGTTTGTAACATTTCTAACACTGATTATGATTAGTGCTTCCTCCCATTTCATTAGTTTCTATCTCAATTGGTAATAAGCCCAAAGAGGAGACTTTTTGTCAATCATCATTCATCAAATGTTTTGAAAACCGGACCGGACTGGCCGGTTCCACCAGGAACCCCGAACACTCATAAAAAAAGGGACACATTTCATAACTGTTTAAACTGGTGAAAACCAAAGTTGAACCAGCACAGAGAACTAGTATCGAACcggtcttaattttttttttatttttaagtttttatttaatctaatttcttttttaaaaataaataaaaatatataagttaaatatttcacatatgtatcaattattttgtttactattattaattttatcaatataacatataatttagtcatttctactaatttataattttttagatcctaattttttacaagtttaaatttttttattacttaaaatattatataatattaaaaaatatgaaaacggTTCAATCACGGTTCAACTACGGTTGAACCATTGAACCTTTAGCCAGTACCTTCATTGATTCAGTCATGGTCCAGTTTTAAAAACCTTGAtttttaaaagcatttttaGAATGGTGgctaaaataagtaattatttcCTTAAAATAAGCTGAATCGGACACATACAAAGGCTCATGTATGACTTCGTATCTAATAATTTCCTTTGAGAGTTGATGAGAAAATATGCAAAACATACATTGGGCAATTGTGccttcaagaagaaaatgaaaaaattgctAAAATACATTGAGAGCCAACTCAGCAATGAGTATCTGTATCATAGGTGCTTATAATATGAATATACTAGTCATTTTGGTGTATTTGTGCATCGTTGCTTGGTTGTAATGATGTTATCTAAGTCACTAGAACCACCACATTCTATTTGTAACTGCAAAAATGCAATGGctgaatttataaaattgttagcTCTAAATATGTTACCTAGCATTATTTGTATAGTGCTATAGAAAAATTGTCACAACTAAGGttcattatttacttaaaatatcCAACATCCAAATTAAGTTGAGTTTAATCATTATCTGCATCTACTGTTTCAGACCCAAGGACGTGAATCCATTGCTGCCAAGCTTGTAGCAAATTTAATTACAGAAGCAGGTGCAAATCGTGTACTTGCTTGTGACCTCCATTCTGGGCAGTCCATGGGCTATTTTGATATTCCAGTTGATCATGTGTATGGCCAGGTAACGGATTATTATGTCACTAGCATATAGTAATAGCATGGAAGAATAAAAAGCATTTAATCTATTAAACTCAAACAAACATGGCTTGGATGTGTTgtatatttgtaatttgtaattgataGTCCATccaataatttgttaatttattgtatttatgCATCTCAAGTCTGAATTGAAATGAAGGGACAACCTTCTGGAAACATGCTTATTTTACTGTTTATAGttatatgatcatttaaatttacgATTTCTGTAGTAAAGAAACTTCAAATCTAGTTTTCTTTAGACGTGCTAAAATCttctattgttttatttttcccagTTCAGTCACACATGGACTCTAATGTTTTGCTTGACATCGCTCTCTTATTAATAGACCTTTGAGCTACCCATATGGTATCTTTTTGATTGGTTATTTGCTGTTGAGCTACCCATATGGTATCATTTAAATTTACGATTTCTGTAGTAAAGAAACTTCAAATCTAGTTTTCTTTAGACGTGCTAAAATCttctattgttttatttttcccagTTCAGTCACACATGGACTCTAATGTTTTGCTTGACATCGCTCTCTTATTAATAGACCTTTGAGCTACCCATATGGTATCTTTTTGATTGGTTATTTGCTGTTGAGCTACATAAATTTTGGGATGGAGACCCTTgcaattttattatatcaaaTGTTGTTTTGGGGGCGGGTTAGATTAAACAAATGTTGATCTTATTGCTAATGCGTAATTGTAACAATGATTGTGATTAGTGGCAATATGAGAAGTATCTGGCCTGTGCTGCTGTTCAGTTTGTCTAAGAAAATAGAATGTTTAACTGCAAGATGTATGTTGAAGTCTAAGCTTGTATGGTTCTTGAGAAGGTGGATTTGTTAATATTTGGGGTTAGCAAATTGATGTTCTTGGAGGATTTCCAGTACTCCTGTGTAACACTATTATAGGAAAACATATAATATAGTATTCCAATTGGTACCTGTCATTTTCTATAAAAGTAGTTGAGATCTGCTAGTGCTAATGATATTCACtttgtattgaattttattaatgatagaTTGACCAGAAGTTCTCACCTTGAAACTGTCAATGTAATTTGCTTCAGTGGTTATTTATATGTTCTTTTGTGCCACTGCCAGCCTGTTATACTTGATTACCTTGCCAGCAAGACTATTTGTTCAGATGATTTGGTAGTTGTCTCGCCAGATGTTGGTGGTGTTGCCAGAGCACGTGCTTTTGCCAAAAAATTATCTGATGCTCCTTTAGCTATTGTTGATAAAAGGCGCCATGGGCATAATGTTGCTGAGGTATGATTCTTCGTAAGTTTGAGTTTAGACGTCTCAATTATAATGGTTCAGATTCAATTACTCAAAATAAGACTCTTGGTTGTATGAAATTGAAATATACAGAATTTGATGATTAGAATTTTTATGATATACAAATAATTTAGTATGAAATAAGACTCTTGGTAGaatgaaatatacaaataagACTTTTGGTAGTGTGTTAATTTTCCCATTTGCAAAGAGTGGTACCTTTGTTATTTTTGAGATCATATCAAATTGTCACATCTGTTAAGACCAACAACAATTTAAAATCAGGCTTGGGCAATATATAATCAACTAGACCAATGGTTGAACTAAATGAcatcatatttattaaattatttcagTTCTTTCACCCACCCAGCCAAACATATATACATCTAGATGCTTAGAATTGTACCATTGTTATAAAGATTCAGGTATCAGTGGAATATGTAAGCAATTCATATACAACATCTTTTTCGATTATCAAGGGTTCTCTGAGGGTCGACCACTGACCAATGTTGTTCCCTTAAAACTGATGATAAATCATATCTTATAGTTCTAAATTAAAGAATCTATAGGCTTTGTAATTAGGTGAATCTCATCTTGCAGGTGATGAATTTGATTGGTGATGTAAGGGGAAAGGTAGCAGTTATGGTTGATGACATGATTGATACTGCTGGTAAGTTTGTTTAAAACTCTTGATGTGTGAGTGCAATAATGATAGTTTGTCTCTGACCATATAATCACTTTGATTAGTCCCTCAAGACTTGTGCATTTGCTTTTTCCTTCCTCTCTCATTATCATTACATTCTTTCAAGTAAAatggataattttttctttctttcttggtaAATGGTACGTAGTAAACTTCTGCCGAATTATATCCAAAGTGATAATT harbors:
- the LOC114406434 gene encoding ribose-phosphate pyrophosphokinase 1-like isoform X3, with the translated sequence MSTLLHSAPTSSPSFSRIITPRFAFAPITRISLRNGVRSKAIEAVKLENGRPSASEFVVSGSGNAIPSYVVAPNARVQDLVNRNDTRLRIFSGTANPALAQEIACYLGLELGKIKIKRFADGEIYVQLQESVRGCDVFLVQPTCPPANENLMELLIMIDACRRASAKNITAVIPYFGYARADRKTQGRESIAAKLVANLITEAGANRVLACDLHSGQSMGYFDIPVDHVYGQPVILDYLASKTICSDDLVVVSPDVGGVARARAFAKKLSDAPLAIVDKRRHGHNVAEVMNLIGDVRGKVAVMVDDMIDTAGTIAKGAALLHQEGAREVYACTTHAVFSPPAIERLSSGLFQEVIITNTIPVAEQNYFPQLTVLSVANLLGETVWRVHDDCSLMTLW
- the LOC114406434 gene encoding ribose-phosphate pyrophosphokinase 1-like isoform X1, whose translation is MSTLLHSAPTSSPSFSRIITPRFAFAPITRISLRNGVRSKAIEAVKLENGRPSASEFVVSGSGNAIPSYVVAPNARVQDLVNRNDTRLRIFSGTANPALAQEIACYLGLELGKIKIKRFADGEIYVQLQESVRGCDVFLVQPTCPPANENLMELLIMIDACRRASAKNITAVIPYFGYARADRKTQGRESIAAKLVANLITEAGANRVLACDLHSGQSMGYFDIPVDHVYGQPVILDYLASKTICSDDLVVVSPDVGGVARARAFAKKLSDAPLAIVDKRRHGHNVAEVMNLIGDVRGKVAVMVDDMIDTAGTIAKGAALLHQEGAREVYACTTHAVFSPPAIERLSSGLFQEVIITNTIPVAEQNYFPQLTVLSVANLLGETVWRVHDDCSKPNSCKLFKWVDEDVKEDEDVEEEEKCRDETQKQLEEARKENHKLHKKLDVKRRKRSILLCVVGLCLVITLFSCVVRVWN
- the LOC114406434 gene encoding ribose-phosphate pyrophosphokinase 1-like isoform X2 → MSTLLHSAPTSSPSFSRIITPRFAFAPITRISLRNGVRSKAIEAVKLENGRPSASEFVVSGSGNAIPSYVVAPNARVQDLVNRNDTRLRIFSGTANPALAQEIACYLGLELGKIKIKRFADGEIYVQLQESVRGCDVFLVQPTCPPANENLMELLIMIDACRRASAKNITAVIPYFGYARADRKTQGRESIAAKLVANLITEAGANRVLACDLHSGQSMGYFDIPVDHVYGQPVILDYLASKTICSDDLVVVSPDVGGVARARAFAKKLSDAPLAIVDKRRHGHNVAEVMNLIGDVRGKVAVMVDDMIDTAGTIAKGAALLHQEGAREVYACTTHAVFSPPAIERLSSGLFQEVIITNTIPVAEQNYFPQLTVLSVANLLGETVWRVHDDCSGGIEPYSSLGID